In Solanum lycopersicum chromosome 5, SLM_r2.1, the following are encoded in one genomic region:
- the LOC101253288 gene encoding chromatin remodeling protein EBS, with product MAKTKPGKKDLDSYSIKGTNKVVRVGDCVLMRPSDSDKPPYVAKVDKIEADHRNNVKVRVQWYYRPEESVGGRRQFHGAKELFLSDHYDFQSAHTIEGKCIVHSFKNYTKLENVGPEDYFCRFDYKAATGGFTPDRVAVYCKCEMPYNPDDLMVQCEGCKDWFHPICMGMTIDEAKKLDPFLCSDCSSEDDAKRPLNSFHVEPKVELKRRKR from the exons ATGGCAAAGACTAAACCAGGGAAAAAGGACCTTGATTCTTACTCTATCAAGGGTACCAACAAAGTCGTACGAG TTGGTGATTGTGTATTGATGAGACCATCCGATTCGGATAAGCCCCCATACGTGGCAAAAGTAGATAAAATTGAGGCAGACCATCGCAACAATGTGAAGGTCCGAGTTCAGTGGTACTACCGCCCTGAGGAGTCAGTTGGTGGACGCAGACAGTTCCATGGGGCTAAAGAGCTGTTCTTGTCCGATCACTATGATTTTCAGAGTGCACACACAATCGAAGGGAAGTGCATAGTGCACTCCTTCAAGAACTACACAAAGCTGGAGAATGTGGGCCCTGAGGATTACTTTTGTAGGTTCGACTACAAAGCTGCCACAGGAGGGTTTACTCCTGATCGTGTTGCTGT GTATTGCAAGTGTGAAATGCCCTACAACCCAGATGATCTCATGGTTCAATGTGAAGGGTGTAAAGACTG GTTCCATCCTATCTGTATGGGTATGACCATTGATGAAGCAAAGAAATTAGACCCTTTCTTGTGTTCTGACTGTTCATCAGAAGATGATGCTAAACGACCCTTGAACTCTTTCCATGTTGAGCCAAAG GTGGAGTTGAAGCGCAGGAAGAGATAG